In Triticum aestivum cultivar Chinese Spring chromosome 5B, IWGSC CS RefSeq v2.1, whole genome shotgun sequence, the following proteins share a genomic window:
- the LOC123114735 gene encoding putative RING-H2 finger protein ATL69, producing MLRVSVPAAATPAHAPGTGAASSVQGQLGYGVAIAVGALVLVSTVMLASYICFRAKARAAGSLHRLVDADTHHHQSAAVVVLAGLDGPTIDVLYPKFLLRAGSRDSKSGASATVADGPCAICLGEFHGVAALRRGSRCAHCFHAGCAERWLRVSATCPVCRDSPVPSPAATALAAHAR from the coding sequence ATGCTGCGCGTCTCCGTCCCCGCCGCAGCAACGCCCGCGCACGCGCCGGGGACCGGAGCGGCGAGCAGCGTGCAGGGCCAGCTCGGCTACGgcgtcgccatcgccgtcggcGCCCTCGTGCTCGTCTCCACCGTCATGCTCGCCTCCTACATCTGCTTCCGCGCCAAGGCCCGCGCCGCGGGGTCGCTTCATCGACTGGTCGACGCCGACACCCACCATCACCAGTCCGCCGCCGTCGTAGTGCTGGCGGGCCTCGACGGCCCCACCATCGACGTGCTCTACCCCAAGTTCCTCCTGCGCGCTGGCTCGCGTGACAGCAAATCGGGCGCGAGCGCGACGGTGGCAGACGGGCCATGCGCCATCTGCCTCGGGGAGTTCCATGGCGTTGCGGCGCTCCGGCGCGGGTCCCGGTGCGCGCACTGCTTCCACGCGGGGTGCGCCGAACGGTGGCTGCGCGTGAGCGCCACCTGCCCCGTGTGCCGCGACTCGCCCGTGCCGTCGCCGGCCGCCACAGCCCTCGCCGCCCACGCTCGGTGA